The Gillisia sp. Hel_I_86 genome has a segment encoding these proteins:
- a CDS encoding 3-deoxy-D-manno-octulosonic acid transferase, which produces MKLFVEGRKSTFSILKAGIQKHDRVVWFHMASLGEYEQGVPVMEKVRQLYPQHKIIVSFYSPSGYEIKKKSPLADVVVYLPLDTAKNANSFLDLVHPGLAIFVKYEFWPNILNELHNRDVQTILISGGFREDQLFFRMNNDWFKKPLEAFEHFFVQNENSKLLLNSIGFQNVTIGGDTRFDRVANQLQQDNTLDFIEEFVDNKLCIVAGSTWPEDESFLKEFIVQKDLDLKIIIAPHTIHLERIRNFQKSISVPSVLFSEKAGKQLSDFKVMIVDTIGMLTKIYSYADIAYVGGAVGHTGLHNILEPATFGIPIITGPNIEKFPEAIKLKALKGLYTVNSEEELISILNTFMNEPGFRLEAGRISRNYIQENGGATELILNYLKKNFVKTP; this is translated from the coding sequence ATGAAATTATTTGTTGAGGGAAGAAAAAGCACCTTTTCGATATTAAAAGCGGGAATTCAAAAGCACGATAGGGTTGTTTGGTTTCACATGGCATCATTGGGAGAATATGAGCAAGGAGTGCCGGTTATGGAAAAAGTCAGGCAGTTATATCCGCAACATAAAATTATAGTGAGTTTCTATTCTCCTTCGGGCTACGAAATCAAGAAAAAATCGCCTTTAGCAGATGTTGTGGTTTATTTGCCTTTGGATACCGCTAAGAATGCAAACTCATTTTTGGATTTGGTTCACCCTGGGCTAGCAATTTTTGTAAAATATGAATTCTGGCCAAATATTCTGAATGAACTCCATAACAGGGATGTTCAAACAATTTTAATCTCTGGCGGATTCAGGGAAGACCAACTTTTTTTTAGGATGAATAACGATTGGTTTAAAAAACCTTTGGAAGCCTTTGAGCATTTCTTTGTTCAGAATGAAAATTCTAAATTATTGCTAAATTCTATAGGATTCCAAAATGTAACCATTGGCGGGGATACTAGATTCGATCGAGTTGCTAATCAGCTTCAGCAGGATAATACATTGGATTTTATCGAAGAATTCGTAGATAATAAATTGTGCATTGTTGCCGGAAGTACTTGGCCAGAAGATGAATCGTTTTTAAAGGAATTCATAGTTCAAAAAGACTTGGACCTCAAGATCATTATAGCGCCACATACCATTCACCTGGAGAGAATCAGGAATTTTCAGAAAAGCATTTCAGTTCCATCTGTGCTATTTTCAGAAAAAGCAGGAAAACAATTATCAGATTTTAAGGTGATGATTGTAGATACTATAGGCATGTTGACGAAAATATATAGTTATGCCGATATTGCTTACGTTGGAGGGGCAGTTGGACACACAGGACTTCATAATATTTTGGAACCGGCCACCTTCGGGATTCCGATTATAACAGGCCCCAATATTGAAAAATTCCCAGAAGCTATTAAGTTGAAGGCTCTCAAAGGTTTGTATACTGTGAATTCTGAAGAGGAGCTCATTTCTATTCTAAATACGTTTATGAATGAGCCAGGATTTAGACTGGAGGCGGGGAGAATTTCAAGAAATTATATTCAGGAAAATGGTGGTGCAACGGAACTGATCCTAAACTATTTGAAGAAAAATTTTGTTAAAACTCCTTAG
- a CDS encoding deoxynucleoside kinase yields MHVAIAGNIGSGKTTLTKLLAKHFKWEAQYEDVLENPYLEDFYNKMERWSFNLQIYFLNSRFRQILQIRESGNKIIQDRTIYEDAHIFAPNLHAMGLMTNRDFENYRSLFDLMESVVKGPDLLIYLRSSIPNLVAQIHKRGREYENSISIDYLSRLNERYEAWVHTYDKGNLLVIDVDNINFVDNPEDLGDIISKIDAQLHGLF; encoded by the coding sequence ATGCACGTAGCCATTGCGGGAAATATTGGGTCTGGTAAAACCACCCTCACAAAATTATTAGCAAAACATTTTAAATGGGAAGCACAATACGAAGATGTTCTTGAAAACCCCTATTTGGAGGATTTCTACAATAAAATGGAGCGCTGGTCCTTTAATCTTCAAATATATTTCCTTAATAGTAGGTTTAGGCAAATCTTACAAATTAGGGAAAGTGGTAATAAGATAATCCAAGATAGGACCATCTATGAAGATGCTCATATTTTCGCTCCCAACCTTCATGCAATGGGTTTGATGACCAATAGGGATTTCGAAAATTATAGATCTTTGTTCGATCTCATGGAAAGTGTGGTAAAAGGCCCGGATCTTCTTATATATCTAAGAAGCAGTATTCCAAATTTAGTGGCCCAGATACATAAACGTGGTAGAGAATATGAAAATTCTATCTCTATTGATTATCTTAGCAGACTGAATGAACGTTACGAAGCTTGGGTCCATACATATGATAAAGGAAACTTGCTCGTTATAGATGTAGATAATATAAATTTTGTAGACAATCCGGAGGATTTGGGAGATATCATTAGCAAGATAGATGCTCAATTGCACGGGTTATTTTAA
- a CDS encoding ferritin-like domain-containing protein — translation MKNLEELFEHQLKDLYSAENQLIEALPKMVKASHDSKLKKAFEDHLEETKTHKQRVEEICKELSIKPTGEKCKAMEGLIKEAQSMIDEKSDPEVKDAGLIAEAQRVEHYEISGYGTAVRFAKELGHDSIAKKLQKTLDEEYNADQKLDDLAERRLNKKAKA, via the coding sequence ATGAAAAATTTAGAAGAGTTGTTCGAACATCAATTAAAAGATCTTTACAGTGCAGAAAACCAGCTGATAGAGGCATTGCCAAAAATGGTAAAAGCATCACATGATTCAAAATTAAAAAAAGCCTTCGAAGATCATTTAGAAGAAACAAAAACGCATAAGCAACGCGTTGAAGAGATTTGCAAGGAGCTGTCCATTAAACCTACTGGTGAAAAATGTAAAGCCATGGAAGGTTTGATAAAAGAAGCACAATCCATGATAGATGAAAAATCAGATCCTGAAGTGAAAGATGCAGGATTAATTGCCGAAGCTCAACGAGTGGAACATTATGAAATCTCCGGATATGGGACTGCGGTACGTTTTGCAAAAGAGCTTGGACATGACAGCATTGCTAAAAAGTTGCAAAAAACACTAGATGAGGAGTATAACGCCGATCAAAAATTGGATGACCTTGCAGAACGAAGATTGAATAAAAAAGCTAAAGCATAG
- a CDS encoding App1 family protein: protein MLRRVKKLLGWNKIENVLITPYRSYGTKNHLYLLGRALDDNPLKIVENQSFFNTLKNTYKQFDSFEIPEAKIELKIPGLLQLKTVSDCEGYFLFEETTQKDLSTVANEEGWVTMNLLFQESEDSPPSEERKKFQAEVLIPEDKAEYGVISDIDDTILHTGVTSFLKWKLLKNSLLTNAYKRIPFKGAADFYQKLHLGKNGENKNPLFYLSNSPWNMYQYLKLFLDFNKFPKGPILLRNFRTPFDRSIKPEKPHKQKEIINILKTYPQLRFILIGDSGEHDASIYTEIAAQYPDRILAIYLRSVNHKKQMKRVRSIITEFETTPVLLIDNSVAAEKHARQSGFIK from the coding sequence ATGCTTAGAAGAGTAAAGAAGTTGTTAGGTTGGAATAAAATTGAAAATGTTTTAATTACACCTTATAGAAGTTATGGCACGAAAAATCACTTATATCTTTTAGGAAGGGCATTGGATGATAATCCATTGAAGATTGTAGAGAACCAGTCCTTTTTTAATACCCTAAAAAACACCTATAAGCAATTTGATAGTTTTGAAATTCCAGAAGCTAAAATCGAATTGAAAATTCCGGGGCTGCTTCAGCTTAAAACCGTTTCTGATTGTGAAGGTTATTTCTTATTTGAAGAAACCACCCAAAAAGATCTTTCTACCGTGGCCAACGAAGAAGGTTGGGTAACAATGAATTTATTGTTCCAAGAAAGTGAAGATTCTCCTCCTTCCGAAGAAAGAAAAAAATTTCAAGCAGAGGTTCTTATTCCCGAAGATAAGGCGGAATATGGAGTTATAAGCGATATTGATGATACTATTTTACATACCGGAGTTACTTCTTTTTTAAAGTGGAAACTGCTAAAGAATTCATTGCTTACCAATGCGTATAAAAGAATTCCATTTAAAGGCGCTGCCGATTTTTATCAGAAACTGCATTTAGGAAAAAATGGAGAGAACAAGAACCCATTGTTCTATTTAAGCAATAGCCCGTGGAACATGTACCAGTACCTGAAGCTTTTTCTGGATTTCAATAAATTCCCTAAAGGGCCAATTCTACTCAGAAATTTTCGAACCCCTTTTGATAGGTCTATAAAACCAGAAAAACCGCACAAACAAAAAGAGATCATAAATATTTTAAAGACCTATCCACAGCTACGGTTCATTTTAATTGGAGATAGTGGAGAGCACGATGCTTCTATCTATACAGAAATTGCTGCCCAATACCCAGATAGGATCCTAGCGATTTATCTAAGAAGCGTAAACCATAAAAAGCAGATGAAGCGGGTGAGAAGTATTATAACCGAATTTGAAACTACCCCCGTGCTATTAATCGATAATTCTGTTGCTGCCGAAAAGCATGCGAGGCAAAGTGGCTTTATAAAATAA
- a CDS encoding aldehyde dehydrogenase family protein: MNYSKPKFKEKYGNFINGKFEAPDDGEYFENHSPIDNKLLAKYPRSKASDVKKAIEAANNAKGAWGKTSVGERSAILMKIADVIEANLNEFAQMETADNGKAIRETVNADVPLAIDHFRYFASVIRAEEGSATELNENTVSLIIREPLGVVAQIIPWNFPLLMLAWKVAPALASGNCVVLKPAEQTPASATFLAEKIGDLLPPGVFNVIHGFGPEAGKPLASSGKVDKVAFTGETTTGQLIMQYASKNLNPVTMELGGKSPNVFFSSIMDHDDDFLDKCIEGAVLFAFNQGEVCTAPSRLLIQEDIYDAFIEKVIARTEAIKMGDPFDMNTMMGAQASNDQHEKILSYIEIGKEEGAEVLTGGAAKKLEGDLSKGFYVQPTILKGHNKMRVFQEEIFGPVVAVCTFKDEAEAIEIANDTLYGLGAGVWTRDAHQLYQVPRAIKAGRVWVNCYHDYPAHAPFGGYKKSGFGRENHLMMLNHYRQTKNMLISYDKKKLGFF; this comes from the coding sequence ATGAATTATTCAAAACCAAAGTTCAAAGAAAAATACGGCAATTTTATAAACGGAAAATTTGAGGCTCCAGATGATGGAGAGTATTTCGAAAATCATTCTCCTATAGATAATAAATTATTGGCGAAATACCCTCGTTCCAAAGCGAGCGATGTGAAAAAGGCAATTGAAGCTGCTAATAATGCTAAAGGGGCTTGGGGAAAAACCTCTGTAGGAGAGAGATCGGCTATTTTAATGAAGATAGCAGATGTTATTGAAGCAAACCTGAATGAATTTGCGCAGATGGAAACCGCAGATAACGGGAAAGCAATTAGAGAGACGGTAAATGCCGATGTTCCTTTGGCAATAGACCACTTTAGATATTTTGCTTCTGTGATTAGGGCTGAGGAAGGATCTGCCACAGAACTTAATGAGAATACAGTTTCTTTAATTATTAGGGAACCTCTGGGAGTGGTTGCGCAGATAATTCCGTGGAACTTTCCACTTCTAATGCTTGCCTGGAAAGTGGCTCCGGCATTAGCTTCAGGAAACTGTGTAGTTTTAAAACCAGCGGAACAAACTCCTGCCTCTGCAACCTTTCTTGCTGAAAAGATAGGAGACCTTTTACCTCCAGGAGTCTTCAATGTTATCCATGGTTTTGGACCCGAAGCCGGGAAACCATTAGCTTCCAGTGGGAAAGTAGATAAAGTGGCTTTTACAGGGGAGACCACTACAGGACAGTTGATTATGCAATATGCATCTAAGAATTTAAATCCTGTTACAATGGAACTGGGAGGAAAATCTCCAAATGTCTTTTTTAGCAGCATCATGGACCATGATGATGATTTTCTTGATAAATGTATAGAAGGTGCTGTATTGTTTGCCTTTAATCAAGGGGAAGTATGTACCGCCCCTTCAAGGTTATTAATTCAGGAGGATATTTATGATGCCTTTATAGAAAAGGTAATTGCCAGGACCGAGGCTATAAAAATGGGAGATCCATTCGATATGAACACCATGATGGGGGCACAGGCTTCTAACGATCAGCATGAAAAGATCCTGTCCTATATCGAAATAGGAAAAGAAGAAGGTGCAGAAGTTTTAACAGGGGGAGCAGCTAAAAAACTAGAAGGAGATCTTTCCAAAGGCTTCTATGTGCAACCCACTATTTTAAAAGGACATAATAAAATGCGGGTTTTTCAGGAAGAGATCTTTGGACCGGTAGTGGCAGTTTGTACCTTTAAAGATGAAGCAGAAGCTATTGAAATAGCCAATGATACTTTATATGGATTGGGAGCAGGAGTATGGACAAGAGATGCACATCAACTTTATCAAGTGCCTCGTGCCATTAAGGCCGGTAGGGTATGGGTGAATTGCTACCACGATTATCCGGCACATGCACCGTTTGGAGGTTATAAAAAATCTGGCTTTGGTCGTGAGAACCACTTAATGATGCTGAACCACTATAGACAAACCAAAAACATGTTGATCTCCTATGACAAGAAGAAACTAGGCTTCTTTTAG
- a CDS encoding DegT/DnrJ/EryC1/StrS family aminotransferase → MKKIQMVDLQGQYASIKDQINNSLQEIMNTSAFINGPEVQNFQKELEEYLGVKHVIPCANGTDALQIAMMGLGLKPGDEVITADFTFAATVEVIALLQLTPVLVDVDPDTFNIDPEAIKKAITPKTKAIVPVHLFGQTANMDAIMEIAKAHNLYVIEDNAQAIGADFHAKEGKTYKAGTIGHAGSTSFFPSKNLGCYGDGGAIFTNDDALAHTLRGVVNHGMYERYHHDVVGVNSRLDSFQAAVLRAKLPKLDMYNEARKAAAFKYDEALKGQEYIKIPVRSGNRDAHVFHQYTLKITNGKRDALVKHLNENNIPCGVYYPIPLHNQKAYKDSRYNETDFPVTNQLVKEVISLPMHTELDTDQIDHITKTIIEFVNN, encoded by the coding sequence ATGAAAAAGATACAAATGGTTGACCTTCAAGGTCAATACGCTTCCATAAAAGATCAAATTAACAACTCTCTTCAAGAAATAATGAACACTTCGGCATTTATAAATGGGCCCGAAGTTCAAAATTTTCAAAAAGAATTGGAAGAATACCTCGGTGTGAAACATGTTATACCATGTGCAAATGGAACAGACGCCCTTCAAATAGCAATGATGGGATTGGGATTAAAGCCAGGGGACGAAGTAATTACTGCAGATTTCACCTTTGCTGCCACTGTAGAAGTAATTGCCTTATTGCAACTAACACCTGTTTTGGTAGATGTAGATCCAGATACCTTCAACATAGATCCGGAGGCGATTAAAAAAGCAATTACCCCAAAAACCAAAGCCATTGTTCCGGTGCATCTTTTTGGCCAAACCGCCAATATGGATGCCATTATGGAAATTGCAAAAGCACATAATTTATATGTGATCGAGGATAATGCACAAGCTATCGGCGCCGATTTCCATGCCAAAGAAGGAAAAACATACAAAGCAGGAACTATTGGACATGCCGGTTCTACTTCGTTTTTTCCTTCAAAAAACCTTGGTTGCTATGGGGATGGCGGGGCTATTTTTACCAACGATGATGCTCTTGCTCATACGCTAAGAGGAGTGGTAAATCATGGAATGTATGAACGCTATCATCATGATGTGGTGGGTGTGAATTCCAGGTTGGACAGCTTTCAGGCAGCAGTGCTTCGCGCAAAGTTGCCAAAATTAGACATGTATAATGAAGCTAGAAAAGCAGCTGCTTTTAAATATGATGAAGCTCTAAAAGGGCAAGAATACATTAAAATTCCTGTAAGATCTGGAAATAGGGATGCCCATGTGTTTCACCAATACACTTTAAAGATCACTAACGGGAAAAGAGATGCTTTGGTAAAGCACCTAAACGAAAACAATATTCCATGTGGGGTGTATTATCCTATTCCGCTGCATAATCAAAAAGCCTATAAAGACTCCAGATATAACGAAACGGATTTTCCCGTTACCAATCAATTGGTAAAAGAAGTGATCTCCTTGCCTATGCATACCGAGTTGGATACCGACCAGATAGATCATATCACTAAAACTATTATTGAATTTGTAAATAATTAA
- a CDS encoding XRE family transcriptional regulator, giving the protein MGTNVTLEIKRFKEIRDDHNFTQSEFAELLGIRNSTADIERGRTKLSGKVVAELLSQFGVNPLWLFGESAQKLLQIHKGDVSPKVITVNSGEEENIILVNQKAAAGYPHNVQDVEWYQRLPAFDIPLPEYRNASYRGFQVEGDSMMPNLRPGEWVLGKGIPSITEISANKIYVVVLYDSVLVKKIQKLDDPFKVVLVSINEEYAPVEVKISDIQELWQVNSKLTFSIDATSESGLLRQLQESMEELKSEFKTFKH; this is encoded by the coding sequence ATGGGTACAAATGTAACACTTGAAATAAAGCGATTTAAGGAAATTCGCGACGATCATAATTTTACGCAAAGTGAATTTGCAGAGCTGTTGGGCATTAGAAATTCTACCGCCGATATTGAACGCGGTCGTACCAAGCTTTCGGGTAAAGTGGTGGCCGAATTATTAAGTCAGTTTGGTGTTAATCCCCTTTGGTTATTTGGGGAGAGTGCCCAAAAATTGCTACAAATCCATAAAGGAGATGTTAGTCCCAAGGTTATCACCGTAAATAGTGGAGAAGAAGAAAATATAATTCTGGTAAATCAAAAAGCTGCAGCCGGATACCCCCATAATGTACAAGATGTGGAATGGTACCAGCGATTGCCGGCTTTTGACATTCCTTTACCCGAATACAGAAATGCTTCCTATCGCGGATTTCAAGTAGAAGGAGATAGTATGATGCCTAATTTACGCCCCGGGGAATGGGTCTTGGGAAAAGGAATTCCCAGTATTACCGAAATCAGTGCAAATAAGATTTATGTGGTTGTTCTATATGATTCGGTCCTTGTAAAAAAGATCCAGAAACTAGACGATCCTTTTAAGGTGGTGCTCGTTTCTATTAATGAGGAATATGCACCAGTGGAAGTTAAAATAAGTGATATCCAGGAACTTTGGCAGGTTAACAGCAAGCTTACTTTTAGTATAGATGCCACTTCAGAAAGTGGGTTATTAAGACAGCTACAAGAATCTATGGAAGAACTAAAGAGTGAATTTAAAACTTTTAAACACTAA
- a CDS encoding metal-dependent hydrolase family protein, giving the protein MKKLLSIICGIVLTSTVNAQDLYIQSGKIVDTKNGKILTEKTIIVSGERIKSVEDGYIQPKNEGDSLIDLRGMIVLPGLTDMHVHMEGESNPGAYLEPFTLNEADLAFNSLSFAKVTLMAGFTTVRDLGGSGVNIALRNATNQGKVVGPRIFTAGKSLATTGGHADPTNGYNHILVGDPGPKEGVVNGPEDAKKAVRQRYKNGADLIKITATGGVLSVAKSSSNPQFSIEEIKAITETAKDYGFHVAAHAHGDEGMQRAVKGGVKTIEHGTLMSEQTMDLMKEYDAYLVPTITAGKEVSAKAKIKGYYPEIIVPKALEIGPKIQATFSKAYKKGVGIAFGTDAGVYPHGQNGKEFGFMVEAGMPAMAAIQSATITPAKILNMEIESGQLATGFYADIIAVKEDPTKNIKTLEDVRFVMKEGKIYKN; this is encoded by the coding sequence ATGAAAAAACTCTTATCGATTATCTGCGGAATCGTACTCACTTCAACTGTAAATGCCCAAGATCTCTATATCCAAAGTGGAAAAATAGTAGACACTAAAAACGGAAAAATTCTAACGGAAAAGACTATTATTGTTTCGGGAGAACGAATTAAAAGTGTCGAAGATGGATATATTCAGCCTAAAAATGAAGGTGATAGTTTAATAGACCTTCGTGGAATGATTGTTTTGCCTGGCTTAACAGATATGCATGTACATATGGAGGGAGAATCCAATCCGGGTGCCTATTTAGAGCCATTTACCTTAAATGAGGCAGATCTTGCCTTTAATTCCTTGAGTTTTGCAAAAGTAACGCTCATGGCTGGATTTACTACTGTGAGAGACCTTGGCGGGAGCGGTGTGAATATAGCATTGCGAAATGCCACAAATCAAGGTAAAGTCGTTGGTCCTAGAATATTTACCGCAGGAAAATCTTTAGCAACCACAGGAGGCCATGCAGATCCTACAAATGGGTATAATCATATTTTAGTGGGAGATCCAGGTCCTAAAGAGGGAGTTGTAAATGGGCCAGAAGACGCAAAAAAAGCAGTAAGACAACGTTATAAAAATGGAGCCGATCTTATTAAGATCACTGCTACCGGGGGAGTTTTAAGTGTAGCTAAATCGAGTTCCAATCCTCAATTTTCTATTGAAGAAATAAAAGCTATTACAGAAACTGCAAAAGACTATGGATTTCATGTAGCAGCGCATGCCCATGGAGACGAAGGAATGCAACGCGCGGTGAAAGGTGGGGTAAAAACCATAGAGCATGGAACTTTAATGAGCGAGCAAACAATGGACCTTATGAAAGAATATGATGCCTATTTGGTACCTACCATAACAGCCGGAAAAGAAGTGAGCGCAAAAGCAAAGATCAAAGGCTACTATCCTGAAATCATTGTGCCCAAAGCCTTGGAAATAGGGCCAAAAATTCAGGCCACCTTTAGCAAAGCATATAAAAAAGGTGTAGGTATCGCCTTTGGAACAGATGCAGGAGTTTATCCCCACGGGCAAAACGGTAAGGAATTTGGATTTATGGTTGAAGCAGGAATGCCAGCTATGGCAGCCATTCAAAGTGCAACTATCACTCCGGCTAAAATTTTAAATATGGAAATCGAATCCGGACAACTAGCAACAGGTTTTTATGCAGATATTATTGCTGTAAAAGAAGATCCAACCAAAAACATAAAAACTCTAGAAGATGTGAGATTTGTAATGAAAGAAGGGAAAATTTATAAAAATTAA
- a CDS encoding DUF302 domain-containing protein translates to MIKIISFFSFLLILNSCNNDDPGDVVLSSEELNISGTKYAESKNNFDNTYAIFKDSLTANEAISIVAEVDHAANARTVGRVLNPTKIVFFGNPVLGTPLMQKNQLAGLDLPQKVVFFQNSSNTVYALYNSVPYLESRYNLQGVATLPQISTALENLTQAATSSEINRAIELAVEIGEGVITLESAQDFETTYSSLKSSISTNENLSIVAELDHQANAASVDLELRPTKIIIFGNPNLGSPLMQNKQTTGLDLPQKMLVWEAANGTVNISYNDPLYLATRHKIEGNADVLDQISTALDNLAKTAAGN, encoded by the coding sequence ATGATTAAAATTATATCCTTCTTTAGCTTTCTGCTCATTCTAAACTCTTGCAATAATGATGATCCTGGAGATGTGGTCCTTTCTTCTGAGGAATTGAATATTAGCGGGACAAAATATGCAGAAAGCAAAAATAATTTTGACAATACCTACGCCATATTTAAAGACTCCCTTACTGCCAATGAAGCCATTTCTATAGTTGCAGAGGTAGATCACGCAGCCAATGCAAGAACTGTGGGGCGAGTTCTTAATCCTACGAAAATTGTATTCTTTGGAAATCCAGTTTTAGGAACTCCTTTGATGCAAAAAAATCAGTTGGCAGGTTTGGACCTACCTCAAAAAGTAGTGTTTTTCCAGAATTCTTCAAATACTGTCTATGCGCTTTATAACAGTGTTCCGTATCTGGAATCCAGATATAACCTTCAAGGAGTTGCCACCTTGCCGCAAATCTCCACAGCTTTGGAAAATTTAACCCAAGCGGCAACCTCTTCCGAGATAAATAGGGCGATAGAACTTGCCGTGGAAATTGGGGAAGGAGTGATTACATTGGAAAGTGCCCAGGATTTCGAAACCACTTATAGTAGCCTAAAAAGTTCAATTTCAACTAATGAAAACTTAAGCATTGTTGCAGAATTGGATCATCAAGCAAATGCTGCATCGGTAGATTTGGAATTAAGGCCCACGAAAATCATCATTTTTGGAAATCCCAATCTGGGTTCCCCTCTAATGCAAAACAAACAAACCACAGGATTGGACTTGCCACAAAAAATGTTGGTTTGGGAAGCAGCAAATGGAACAGTGAATATATCTTATAATGATCCTCTATACCTAGCAACAAGACATAAAATTGAAGGGAATGCGGATGTTTTGGATCAGATTTCCACCGCATTGGACAACTTGGCAAAGACGGCTGCTGGCAATTAA
- a CDS encoding AraC family transcriptional regulator: MLKYKSSRKLNTFIENRTIYSAAHAELNVFETQQAAEKVDLQFGFPIIASMLTGKKVMHLKNKDAFEFYPGESVVLPANEKMIIDFPLATIEKPTQCLALGIDPDKIKETVALFNENSRIEFENDAHNFDANSIHLHNNEQVQFVLDRIFQTFLSGNKAKDVLVDLMVKELIIRLLQTKAKLMLVDNSTLFDNNRMAFIVKYMRNHLTENISVDKLADKACMSTSNFYKTFRNTLGESPIDYLNAERIKFAKRLIRDTNWKFADIAFKSGFNNISYFNRQFKRLEKITPNQYRSLFNSPQI; encoded by the coding sequence TTGTTAAAATACAAGAGTTCCAGAAAACTAAATACGTTTATAGAAAATAGAACTATTTATAGTGCCGCACATGCAGAGCTCAATGTTTTTGAAACCCAGCAAGCGGCTGAAAAGGTAGATCTTCAATTCGGATTTCCTATTATTGCCAGTATGCTTACCGGTAAAAAAGTAATGCACCTTAAAAACAAAGATGCTTTCGAATTTTATCCGGGAGAATCTGTTGTTTTACCTGCCAATGAAAAAATGATAATCGATTTTCCATTGGCAACTATCGAAAAACCGACCCAATGTCTTGCTTTAGGAATAGATCCCGATAAGATAAAAGAAACGGTGGCACTATTCAATGAGAATAGCAGAATAGAATTCGAAAACGATGCCCATAATTTTGACGCTAATTCTATCCATTTACATAACAATGAACAAGTACAATTTGTCTTGGATAGGATCTTTCAAACCTTTTTAAGCGGAAATAAAGCAAAAGATGTGTTGGTAGATCTAATGGTAAAAGAGTTAATTATTCGATTGCTTCAAACTAAGGCTAAATTGATGTTGGTGGATAATTCTACGCTTTTCGATAACAATAGAATGGCATTTATCGTGAAATACATGAGAAATCATCTTACAGAAAATATTTCTGTAGATAAACTTGCCGATAAAGCCTGCATGAGTACTTCCAATTTTTATAAAACCTTTAGAAATACTTTGGGGGAATCCCCTATAGATTATTTGAATGCTGAACGCATTAAATTTGCAAAACGATTAATCCGGGATACTAATTGGAAATTTGCAGATATCGCCTTTAAATCCGGCTTCAATAACATTAGTTACTTCAACAGACAATTTAAAAGACTGGAGAAGATCACTCCCAACCAATATCGCAGCTTATTTAATTCTCCTCAAATTTAA
- a CDS encoding sterol desaturase family protein — protein MEATKHKRPKHKGSAKLFKNPILEKLTHTHIAAPLIIFTVISAILIYFGIVEKGFEVPSMILLFLGGFFFFTFIEYLMHRYLYHLPVTNPKREKFVYTMHGVHHDFPKDKNRLAMPPILSLILATIFFVIYRSVMGDYAFGFLAGFLMGYTAYLGVHYSVHAFKVPNNFLKILWHHHSIHHYREPDRAFGVSSPLWDVIFRTMPRKAPVQE, from the coding sequence ATGGAGGCTACCAAGCACAAAAGACCAAAACACAAGGGCTCTGCCAAACTTTTTAAAAATCCAATTTTGGAAAAGCTTACGCACACCCATATTGCTGCACCTTTAATAATTTTTACAGTGATCTCTGCCATTTTAATTTATTTTGGGATCGTTGAAAAAGGATTTGAAGTGCCCAGTATGATCTTGCTTTTCTTAGGAGGATTTTTCTTCTTTACTTTTATAGAATATTTAATGCACAGGTATCTTTATCACCTACCTGTTACCAACCCAAAAAGGGAGAAATTTGTGTATACCATGCATGGGGTGCACCATGATTTTCCAAAAGATAAGAACAGATTGGCGATGCCACCTATTTTAAGTTTAATTCTTGCCACTATCTTTTTTGTGATCTATCGCAGTGTGATGGGAGATTACGCATTTGGGTTCCTTGCAGGGTTTCTTATGGGATATACTGCTTATTTGGGAGTTCATTATTCGGTCCATGCCTTTAAGGTTCCTAATAACTTTCTAAAAATCCTCTGGCATCATCATAGTATCCATCACTATCGTGAGCCGGATAGAGCTTTTGGAGTTTCTTCCCCACTCTGGGATGTGATCTTTAGGACCATGCCTAGAAAAGCTCCTGTACAGGAATAA